Proteins encoded together in one Mus pahari chromosome 9, PAHARI_EIJ_v1.1, whole genome shotgun sequence window:
- the Tacr2 gene encoding substance-K receptor, which produces MGARASVTDTNILSGLESNATGITAFSMPGWQLALWATAYLTLVLVAVTGNATVIWIILAHERMRTVTNYFIINLALADLCMAAFNATFNFIYASHNIWYFGRTFCYFQNLFPVTAMFVSIYSMTAIAADRYMAIVHPFQPRLSAPSTKAVIAGIWLVALALASPQCFYSTITVDQGATKCVVAWPNDNGGKMLLLYHLVVFVLIYFLPLVVMFAAYSVIGLTLWKRAVPRHQAHGANLRHLQAKKKFVKAMVLVVVTFAICWLPYHLYFILGTFQEDIYYRKFIQQVYLVLFWLAMSSTMYNPIIYCCLNHRFRSGFRLAFRCCPWGTPTEEDRLELTHTPSISRRVNRCHTKETLFMTGDMTHSEATNGQVGSPQDGEPAGP; this is translated from the exons ATGGGGGCCCGTGCCAGTGTTACCGACACCAACATCTTGTCTGGCCTTGAGAGTAATGCCACAGGCATTACAGCCTTCTCCATGCCTGGCTGGCAGCTGGCGCTATGGGCCACAGCCTACCTGACCCTGGTGCTGGTGGCTGTTACAGGCAATGCCACAGTCATCTGGATCATTCTGGCCCATGAGAGGATGCGCACGGTCACCAACTATTTCATCATCAACCTGGCCTTGGCAGACCTCTGCATGGCGGCCTTCAATGCGACCTTCAACTTCATCTATGCCAGTCACAACATCTGGTACTTCGGCCGCACCTTCTGCTACTTCCAGAACCTCTTTCCTGTCACAGCCATGTTCGTCAGCATCTACTCCATGACCGCCATCGCTGCTGACAG GTACATGGCCATCGTCCACCCTTTCCAGCCGCGGCTCTCAGCCCCCAGCACCAAGGCGGTGATCGCTGGCATCTGGCTGGTAGCCCTGGCTCTCGCCTCCCCACAATGTTTCTACTCCACCATCACTGTGGACCAGGGAGCCACCAAGTGTGTAGTGGCCTGGCCCAATGACAACGGAGGCAAGATGCTCCTACT GTATCATCTGGTGGTGTTTGTCCTCATCTACTTCCTGCCTCTAGTGGTGATGTTTGCGGCTTACAGTGTCATCGGCCTCACATTGTGGAAACGCGCGGTACCCAGACACCAGGCTCATGGAGCCAACCTGCGCCATCTACAGGCCAAGAAGAAG TTTGTGAAGGCCATGGTACTGGTGGTGGTGACATTTGCCATCTGCTGGCTGCCCTACCACCTCTACTTCATCCTGGGCACCTTCCAAGAGGACATCTACTACCGCAAGTTTATCCAGCAGGTCTACCTGGTGCTCTTCTGGCTGGCCATGAGCTCCACCATGTATAACCCCATCATTTATTGCTGCCTTAACCACAG GTTTCGGTCTGGATTCAGGCTTGCTTTCCGGTGCTGCCCCTGGGGGACGCCAACCGAGGAAGACAGGCTGGAGCTGACTCACACTCCGTCCATCTCCAGGAGAGTCAACCGGTGTCACACCAAGGAGACGTTGTTCATGACAGGGGATATGACTCACTCCGAGGCTACCAATGGGCAGGTTGGGAGCCCCCAAGATGGGGAGCCTGCTGGACCCTGA